One window of Mustela lutreola isolate mMusLut2 chromosome 13, mMusLut2.pri, whole genome shotgun sequence genomic DNA carries:
- the RAB20 gene encoding ras-related protein Rab-20 isoform X3, whose amino-acid sequence MGRSCFWGTRTWARRRCCIGREQFHGLGSLYCRGAAAVILTYDVSHPQSLLELEDRFLGLTDTASTDCLFAVVGNKTDLVEEGPPRAGRRPGSGRSPEVPKLVQPEDAVALYRKILKYKMLDEKAVPAAEQMCFETSAKTGYNVDLLFETLFDMVVPLILRQRAQGPPQTVDISSRKTPRQTRSGCCA is encoded by the coding sequence GGCGGGAGCAGTTCCATGGCCTGGGCTCCCTGTACTGCCGGGGCGCGGCCGCGGTCATCCTCACCTACGACGTGAGCCACCCGCAGAGCCTGCTGGAGCTGGAGGACAGGTTCCTGGGCCTCACGGACACGGCCAGCACGGACTGCCTCTTCGCCGTCGTGGGCAACAAGACGGACCTCGTCGAGGAGGGGCCGCCGAGGGCCGGGAGGAGGCCCGGCAGCGGCAGGTCACCCGAAGTGCCCAAGCTGGTGCAGCCGGAGGACGCcgtggccctttacagaaagatCCTCAAGTACAAGATGCTGGATGAGAAGGCCGTGCCTGCGGCCGAGCAGATGTGCTTTGAGACCAGCGCGAAGACCGGCTACAACGTGGACCTGCTGTTCGAGACCTTGTTCGACATGGTGGTGCCCTTGATCCTGCGGCAGAGAGCCCAGGGGCCGCCGCAGACCGTGGACATCAGCAGCCGCAAGACGCCCAGACAGACCAGGTCTGGGTGCTGCGCCTGA